A genomic stretch from Arvicanthis niloticus isolate mArvNil1 chromosome 12, mArvNil1.pat.X, whole genome shotgun sequence includes:
- the Plaat1 gene encoding phospholipase A and acyltransferase 1 produces the protein MAVNDCFSLTYPHNPHPGDLIEVFRPCYQHWALYLGDGYVINIAPVDGIHSSFTSAKSVFSTKALVKMQLLKDVVGNDTYRINNKYDTTYPPLPVEEVIQRSEFAIGQEVAYDLLVNNCEHFVTLLRYGEGVSEQANRAIGTIGLVAAGIDVFTFLGLFPKRQRTKY, from the exons ATGGCGGTTAATGATTGCTTCAGTCTGACCTATCCTCACAATCCCCACCCAGGAGATTTGATTGAAGTGTTCCGTCCTTGCTATCAGCACTGGGCACTGTACTTGGGTGATGGCTACGTTATCAACATTGCACCTGTAG ATGGCATTCACTCATCATTTACAAGTGCCAAGTCTGTGTTCAGCACCAAGGCCTTGGTGAAAATGCAGCTTTTAAAGGATGTTGTGGGAAATGACACATACAGAATAAATAACAAGTACGACACAACATACCCTCCTCTCCCTGTGGAGGAAGTGATACAACGGTCAGAGTTCGCTATTGGGCAGGAAGTAGCCTATGACTTGCTGGTCAACAACTGTGAGCATTTTGTGACCCTGCTTCGTTACGGAGAAGGAGTGTCAGAGCAG GCCAACCGAGCAATCGGCACCATCGGGTTGGTGGCAGCTGGTATTGATGTCTTCACATTCCTCGGCTTGTTTCCCAAAAGACAAAGAACGAAATATTAG